In Lysinibacillus sp. FSL M8-0337, the following proteins share a genomic window:
- a CDS encoding PTS sugar transporter subunit IIA, with protein sequence MLTELLHRETIQITNEVANWQDAIRFAASPLLQQNKIEKRYIQAMIDSIEQHGPYVVLTPKVAIPHARPSDGVNELSMSLLVLQKPVYFGLDKAVYVIIILAATDHSTHLQALVDLTQVLQEPSQIDNIIGCKRAECVMDKIKQYTTKERL encoded by the coding sequence TTGCTTACCGAGTTGCTTCATAGAGAAACTATCCAAATTACAAACGAAGTAGCCAACTGGCAGGATGCTATACGCTTTGCTGCTTCACCACTGTTACAGCAAAACAAAATAGAAAAGCGCTATATCCAAGCCATGATCGATTCCATCGAACAACACGGTCCCTATGTTGTACTTACACCTAAAGTAGCAATTCCACATGCGCGGCCATCTGATGGCGTAAACGAATTATCGATGAGCTTATTAGTTTTACAAAAGCCGGTATACTTTGGACTCGATAAAGCTGTGTATGTAATCATTATTTTAGCAGCTACGGATCATTCAACACATTTACAGGCGTTAGTCGATTTAACACAAGTATTACAAGAACCTAGCCAAATCGACAACATTATCGGATGCAAGCGTGCAGAATGCGTCATGGATAAAATAAAACAATATACAACAAAGGAGCGATTATAA
- a CDS encoding PTS ascorbate transporter subunit IIC: MLDVMMNDILGTPAILVGLFALVGLLIQKKSASTVLSGTLKTIMGFVILGAGAAVLIGSLTHFSKMFDHAFQVQGVIPNNEAIVAAAQTTFGTSTALIMVFGMVMNLLLARFTPLKYIFLTGHHTLFMACLIAASLSVGGMSGTPLIIIGSIVLGLCMVIFPAILQPTVRQITGNNDFAVGHFGSIGYYVSAKIGQLFGNKAKSTEAIAVPKSLGFLRDTSVAISLTMSLFFIVVALFAGRSYIEAQLSGGSNFIVFAIIQAITFAAGVYIILAGVRMLIAEIIPAFKGIADKLVPNAKPALDCPTIFPFAPNAVIIGFLFSFLAGLLSMFALPLIGLKVIVPGLVPHFFTGAAAGVFGNATGGRIGSMAGAFANGIIISFIPAILLIFMGDIGYEGTTFGDSDFGIVGIIIINILKLFGAV; the protein is encoded by the coding sequence ATGTTAGATGTTATGATGAATGACATTTTAGGTACACCAGCAATACTAGTCGGCCTATTTGCTCTTGTCGGCTTACTAATCCAAAAGAAATCTGCTTCCACTGTTCTTTCAGGAACGTTAAAAACCATTATGGGCTTTGTCATTTTAGGTGCCGGTGCAGCCGTTTTAATTGGTTCTTTAACTCACTTTAGCAAAATGTTCGATCATGCCTTTCAGGTGCAAGGAGTTATCCCCAATAATGAAGCCATTGTAGCTGCTGCACAAACGACCTTTGGCACATCCACAGCCTTGATTATGGTATTCGGGATGGTAATGAATCTTTTGTTAGCGCGATTTACGCCTTTAAAATATATTTTTTTAACTGGTCATCATACATTATTTATGGCGTGTTTAATCGCAGCTTCCCTCTCTGTTGGGGGGATGAGTGGTACTCCTCTTATTATTATCGGTTCTATAGTGTTAGGTTTATGTATGGTGATTTTCCCCGCCATTTTACAACCTACCGTGCGTCAAATAACAGGGAATAATGACTTTGCAGTTGGACATTTTGGCAGCATTGGCTACTATGTATCTGCTAAAATTGGTCAACTATTTGGCAACAAAGCCAAATCAACTGAAGCGATTGCAGTACCTAAATCACTTGGATTTTTAAGAGATACATCTGTTGCCATTTCCTTGACAATGAGCTTATTTTTCATTGTTGTCGCTTTATTCGCAGGCCGTTCTTATATTGAAGCGCAATTATCCGGGGGATCGAACTTCATTGTTTTCGCGATTATCCAAGCGATTACCTTTGCAGCGGGGGTCTATATTATCCTTGCAGGTGTTCGTATGCTGATTGCAGAAATTATTCCTGCATTTAAAGGGATTGCTGATAAACTCGTACCAAACGCTAAGCCTGCTTTAGATTGCCCGACAATTTTCCCATTTGCACCGAATGCCGTTATTATCGGCTTCCTCTTTAGCTTTTTAGCTGGCTTATTGTCCATGTTTGCCCTCCCACTGATTGGGCTTAAAGTTATTGTACCTGGCCTAGTGCCACATTTCTTTACAGGTGCTGCGGCAGGTGTTTTCGGTAATGCAACGGGTGGTCGTATTGGCTCCATGGCAGGTGCATTTGCTAACGGGATAATCATTAGCTTTATCCCAGCTATCTTGCTTATCTTTATGGGGGATATCGGCTACGAAGGAACAACATTTGGTGATTCTGACTTTGGCATCGTAGGCATTATTATTATTAATATTTTAAAATTATTTGGTGCAGTGTAA
- the mobB gene encoding molybdopterin-guanine dinucleotide biosynthesis protein B, with translation MALGQHRKILQIVGYQNSGKTTLIEQLIKQASLEGLRVGTIKHHGHGGVPMIETSKDSSRHEQAGAIVTAVEGEGTLRMSIHQNSWRLAEILAIYASFSMDIVLIEGYKQEHYPKVVLLRTAQDQVLLQQLTNIICVIYWPNYPLDPPLTIPAYSIYEERKYMEFLLKEMREDYDGSVV, from the coding sequence ATGGCCTTGGGACAACATCGAAAAATCTTACAGATAGTTGGCTATCAAAATAGTGGAAAGACAACATTGATAGAGCAATTAATTAAACAAGCTTCACTGGAAGGGCTACGAGTAGGAACAATCAAGCATCACGGACATGGTGGTGTGCCAATGATCGAAACGTCCAAAGATAGTAGTCGGCATGAGCAGGCAGGTGCGATTGTTACTGCTGTGGAAGGGGAGGGTACTTTACGTATGAGTATTCACCAAAATAGCTGGCGATTAGCTGAAATTCTAGCAATCTATGCTTCCTTTTCGATGGATATCGTGCTGATTGAAGGATATAAACAGGAACATTATCCAAAAGTTGTACTACTCCGAACAGCACAGGACCAAGTGCTATTGCAGCAACTAACCAATATTATTTGTGTTATTTATTGGCCGAACTATCCACTGGATCCACCGTTAACAATCCCAGCGTATTCAATTTATGAAGAAAGAAAATATATGGAATTTTTGTTGAAAGAAATGAGGGAAGACTATGACGGTAGCGTTGTTTGA
- a CDS encoding molybdenum cofactor biosynthesis protein MoaE, with product MTVALFEIINQPIDVEQVRQKVMNRNAGAITLFIGTVREITNGKKTLHLEYQAYPAMAIKMFEQIAKEIQEQWPEAIVAITHRVGRLDISDIAVVIAVSSPHRKVAYMANEYAIDRIKQIVPIWKKEHWEDGTEWIGDQLENIPYPQGKPVIRREERKA from the coding sequence ATGACGGTAGCGTTGTTTGAAATTATCAATCAACCGATTGATGTTGAGCAAGTTAGACAAAAAGTAATGAATCGAAATGCTGGTGCCATTACACTATTTATCGGCACAGTGCGTGAAATTACAAATGGCAAAAAAACATTGCATTTGGAATATCAAGCCTATCCCGCGATGGCGATAAAAATGTTTGAACAGATTGCAAAGGAAATACAAGAGCAGTGGCCAGAAGCGATAGTGGCTATTACCCATCGAGTAGGTCGCTTGGATATTTCAGACATAGCTGTTGTTATTGCTGTGTCATCGCCACATCGTAAAGTGGCGTATATGGCAAATGAATATGCGATTGATCGCATTAAACAAATTGTTCCAATATGGAAAAAAGAGCATTGGGAGGACGGGACGGAATGGATTGGTGACCAATTAGAAAATATCCCCTATCCACAAGGAAAACCAGTTATTCGGAGGGAGGAAAGGAAAGCGTGA
- a CDS encoding ABC transporter ATP-binding protein, which produces MKISITNLEKNYGQAQVLWPINVELDSKFITILGQSGCGKTTLLKILAGLEKPTNGEIAFDDTIIYSSKLHKNVKPNKRNIAMVFQDFALWPHMTIFQNIAFGLKGMMPKEEIAERVAYVMRLVKMEGYENRKPGQLSGGQQQRVALARALATNPKLILFDEPLSALDAVLREKMQDEIMHIIHELDCQAIFVTHDQTEAMTMSDQIIVMESGKIAQVGSPEEIYHTPATPYVADFIGKVNWFGKGNRIVRPEGVSRQQYPGAIAKQAMIVKSTFVGDRYLVHAQVEGKQWSFYEAVPLEHGQQLEVFVDTKQIYQLEGLQ; this is translated from the coding sequence ATGAAAATCTCAATAACGAACTTAGAGAAAAACTATGGACAAGCACAAGTGTTATGGCCCATTAATGTGGAATTAGATAGTAAGTTCATTACAATTTTAGGCCAATCGGGCTGTGGGAAAACGACTTTATTGAAAATACTAGCTGGTCTTGAAAAGCCAACAAATGGTGAAATTGCATTCGATGACACAATCATTTATTCGTCTAAGCTTCACAAAAATGTTAAACCAAATAAACGCAATATTGCCATGGTCTTTCAAGATTTCGCATTATGGCCTCATATGACCATTTTCCAAAACATCGCATTCGGCTTAAAAGGAATGATGCCAAAAGAAGAAATAGCAGAGCGAGTAGCGTATGTAATGCGGTTAGTGAAGATGGAAGGATATGAAAATCGTAAGCCGGGACAATTATCGGGAGGTCAACAACAACGGGTTGCACTGGCGAGGGCACTGGCAACGAATCCAAAGTTAATTTTATTTGATGAACCATTATCAGCGTTGGATGCCGTACTTAGAGAAAAAATGCAGGATGAAATTATGCATATTATTCATGAACTAGATTGCCAAGCTATTTTTGTAACACATGATCAAACAGAAGCCATGACGATGTCAGATCAAATAATTGTGATGGAATCAGGCAAAATTGCGCAGGTTGGGTCACCTGAGGAAATTTATCATACGCCGGCAACACCTTATGTAGCGGATTTTATAGGGAAGGTCAATTGGTTCGGTAAAGGGAATCGAATTGTACGTCCAGAGGGTGTCTCGAGACAACAATATCCTGGTGCTATTGCGAAACAGGCAATGATTGTGAAAAGTACTTTTGTTGGAGATCGCTATTTAGTACATGCGCAAGTTGAAGGGAAGCAATGGAGCTTTTATGAAGCTGTACCGCTTGAACACGGACAGCAACTGGAAGTTTTTGTGGATACTAAACAAATCTATCAATTGGAGGGTTTACAGTGA
- a CDS encoding MBL fold metallo-hydrolase — MLNVEILGGVGEYGRNCFYLEKDGRAILLDCGVMNNREKTMPTLTPAHMAKLDAVFISHSHIDHVGALPLLEQWGYKGQLIMSEMTAKQLKRTYPNIKTFSPRSIGHWLHINQHLSFQWGFSGHLIGSVWYSIRFLGEVIFFSGDYVLDSYLLKANLPYEDCGKYNVAFIDSGHVEKTIKNEEVLQQIVEFICTNDSRPIIFPSSFSGKTADIAIYLFAHSTRKVCIDHQFFPLFEDYYAAPENVVSTPILPLFRSECLQEKTVEENAIYFVPERDEATISQLFKNSPSAIVIFTGYFNKACYIQPLAPHQVKQFFYKTHPDYKDIIALSKHINAEKTIYFHSHFTNEETTLLTLIGKEADIG, encoded by the coding sequence GTGCTTAATGTAGAGATTTTAGGAGGGGTTGGAGAGTACGGACGAAATTGCTTTTATCTCGAAAAGGACGGACGAGCGATATTACTTGATTGTGGTGTCATGAATAATCGAGAAAAAACGATGCCCACTTTAACTCCCGCTCATATGGCAAAACTTGATGCTGTGTTTATTTCTCATTCGCATATTGATCATGTCGGCGCGCTTCCTTTACTGGAACAGTGGGGTTACAAGGGTCAACTAATTATGAGTGAGATGACAGCAAAACAATTAAAACGCACTTATCCAAACATTAAAACCTTTTCACCAAGATCGATTGGTCATTGGTTACATATTAATCAGCATCTTTCTTTTCAATGGGGCTTTAGTGGGCATCTAATAGGAAGTGTTTGGTACAGCATTCGATTTTTGGGGGAGGTGATATTTTTTTCGGGAGATTATGTTTTGGATTCCTATCTATTAAAGGCGAATCTTCCGTATGAGGATTGTGGGAAGTATAACGTCGCGTTTATCGATAGTGGGCATGTTGAAAAGACCATTAAGAATGAAGAAGTATTGCAACAAATAGTGGAGTTTATTTGTACGAACGATAGTAGACCGATTATTTTCCCTTCTTCCTTTTCAGGTAAAACGGCTGATATTGCGATTTATCTTTTTGCGCATAGTACAAGAAAAGTGTGTATTGATCATCAGTTTTTCCCATTGTTTGAAGATTACTATGCAGCACCTGAAAATGTGGTATCTACTCCGATATTGCCGTTGTTTAGAAGTGAATGCTTACAAGAGAAGACTGTGGAGGAAAATGCTATTTATTTTGTTCCAGAACGAGATGAAGCAACCATATCGCAACTATTCAAAAATAGTCCATCAGCAATTGTGATCTTTACAGGATACTTTAATAAAGCTTGTTATATTCAACCATTAGCACCCCATCAAGTAAAACAGTTTTTTTACAAAACACATCCGGATTATAAGGATATTATTGCACTGTCCAAGCACATAAATGCTGAGAAAACCATTTACTTTCACAGCCATTTTACAAATGAAGAAACAACACTATTAACTTTAATCGGAAAAGAGGCGGATATAGGATGA
- the moaD gene encoding molybdopterin converting factor subunit 1, translating into MINILLFAHLQELVGESQLKVELSDVTVAQLKEWLEKQYPQLSLQQIMTAVNEEFATDMTIVKSGDTIAFIPPISGG; encoded by the coding sequence GTGATTAACATCTTATTATTTGCGCACTTACAGGAACTGGTTGGTGAATCACAACTCAAGGTAGAGCTGTCAGATGTCACGGTTGCTCAGTTAAAAGAGTGGCTAGAAAAGCAGTATCCGCAGCTATCATTACAACAAATAATGACAGCAGTAAATGAGGAATTTGCAACCGATATGACAATCGTTAAATCGGGTGATACCATCGCCTTTATCCCACCTATTAGCGGGGGATGA
- the modB gene encoding molybdate ABC transporter permease subunit has translation MGTDFWSPLRLSIEIAFVAGITAIIVGILMGKWMATRHFKGKLLLETILLLPLVLPPTVVGFLLIVIFGKNSVLGNLIVWLFDQPIMFTWWAAVIASTIVAFPLMYQSAKTGFASIDNDIENAARVDGANEWQIFVFVSIPLALKALVSGGILSFTRALGEFGATLMFAGNIPGKTQTTPLAIYMALDSGNMTLAWTWVLCMIAISFLMLLSIHLLKV, from the coding sequence ATGGGTACCGATTTTTGGTCTCCTCTTAGGCTTTCCATTGAAATTGCCTTTGTTGCTGGAATTACTGCTATTATAGTTGGTATTTTAATGGGTAAATGGATGGCAACCCGCCATTTTAAAGGTAAACTCTTGTTAGAAACAATCTTGCTTTTACCTTTAGTATTACCTCCTACTGTAGTTGGTTTTTTGCTCATCGTTATTTTTGGAAAAAATAGTGTATTAGGAAATCTTATTGTGTGGCTTTTTGATCAACCAATCATGTTCACATGGTGGGCTGCCGTTATCGCTTCTACGATTGTTGCCTTTCCATTAATGTATCAATCCGCTAAAACGGGCTTTGCCTCTATAGATAATGATATTGAAAATGCAGCACGTGTTGATGGGGCGAATGAATGGCAAATTTTTGTTTTTGTGTCTATTCCGCTCGCATTAAAGGCACTTGTATCTGGTGGAATTTTAAGCTTTACACGTGCTTTAGGCGAGTTTGGGGCGACCCTGATGTTTGCGGGGAACATTCCCGGAAAAACACAAACAACACCGCTAGCGATTTATATGGCACTTGATTCGGGTAACATGACGCTTGCTTGGACATGGGTTTTGTGCATGATTGCTATTTCCTTTCTAATGCTTCTTAGTATCCATTTACTAAAAGTATAA
- the modA gene encoding molybdate ABC transporter substrate-binding protein: MKNFYRLFAALALLVGLLVACGNQENEGTANEPVELTISAAASLQDALEELKTTYEKEHDSVKILYNFGGSGALQQQILQGAPVDLFFSAAEDKFDALVKKEMIEQQGTDLLANELVLIVPKNNEKQIHSFDDLLQAGKIALGTPETVPAGQYGVDTLKSMQLWESLASKVVYTKDVRQVLTYTESENVDAGIVYKTDALVSDKVDVVATADDATHAPIIYPVGVLKASKHGQEANDFYQFLQSDEAMNVFIKYGFKGAQ, translated from the coding sequence GTGAAAAACTTTTATCGTTTATTTGCGGCACTGGCTCTACTAGTGGGTTTATTAGTAGCTTGTGGTAACCAAGAAAATGAAGGGACTGCAAACGAACCTGTTGAATTAACGATTTCTGCGGCAGCTAGTTTACAGGATGCCTTAGAAGAACTTAAAACAACTTATGAAAAAGAACACGATTCGGTCAAAATCCTCTATAACTTTGGCGGCTCTGGTGCATTGCAACAACAAATTTTACAAGGTGCACCGGTGGATTTATTCTTTTCAGCAGCGGAAGATAAATTCGACGCCCTGGTAAAAAAAGAAATGATTGAACAACAGGGAACAGATCTTTTAGCTAATGAGTTAGTCTTAATCGTTCCTAAAAACAACGAAAAGCAAATCCATTCCTTTGACGATTTACTTCAAGCAGGAAAAATTGCGCTTGGCACACCGGAAACAGTCCCTGCTGGGCAGTATGGCGTCGACACGTTAAAAAGCATGCAGCTTTGGGAATCACTTGCATCTAAAGTGGTATATACAAAAGATGTGCGTCAAGTACTTACTTATACTGAAAGCGAAAATGTAGATGCTGGAATCGTTTATAAAACAGATGCCCTCGTCTCCGATAAAGTCGATGTCGTTGCAACTGCCGATGATGCGACCCATGCACCGATTATTTATCCTGTAGGCGTCCTAAAAGCGAGTAAGCATGGACAAGAGGCAAACGATTTTTATCAATTTTTACAAAGTGATGAGGCAATGAATGTTTTTATAAAGTATGGCTTTAAAGGAGCTCAATAA
- a CDS encoding LysR family transcriptional regulator, whose translation MNHLKLQAFCLLVDFKKLAPVAKALGITPPTVSFHIRSIEEEYGVRLFRTNAGGYRLTEAGEGLYHYARQIVQLQNDMNRFIENLLAGNIGSIRLGASAVPAHIYMPEIINQISTAYPDIRISLEVKTAPEIEKMVALQELDFGLLMETKQENPALIYETIGEDSLVLALSPRHELAAKKDISQSDVLKNKVLLHTSSSSTNHFIEKWLDPFQPAFNTIELDSVSTIKKMLTFGKTIAFLSVSLIADELQSGLLIKKDLNNITLKRKIQLVYPQSRLDNQIDVFVKKVIYDLAQKIKT comes from the coding sequence ATGAATCATCTGAAATTACAGGCATTTTGTTTACTCGTCGATTTTAAAAAATTAGCTCCTGTCGCTAAAGCGCTAGGTATTACGCCGCCTACGGTATCCTTTCATATTCGCTCGATTGAAGAAGAGTACGGGGTACGTTTGTTTCGCACAAATGCGGGTGGCTATCGTTTAACAGAAGCTGGAGAGGGGCTCTATCACTACGCAAGACAAATCGTCCAACTACAAAACGATATGAATCGTTTCATTGAAAATTTATTAGCAGGCAATATTGGCTCCATTCGATTAGGTGCAAGTGCCGTACCTGCGCATATTTATATGCCTGAAATTATTAATCAAATTTCCACCGCATATCCTGACATCCGCATATCCTTAGAGGTAAAAACAGCACCTGAAATTGAAAAAATGGTAGCCCTGCAAGAACTAGATTTTGGTTTACTCATGGAAACAAAGCAAGAAAACCCAGCACTAATCTATGAGACAATTGGTGAAGATTCGCTTGTTTTAGCTCTAAGCCCTCGTCACGAACTGGCAGCAAAAAAGGACATCTCGCAATCCGATGTCCTTAAAAATAAAGTATTATTACATACTTCCTCCAGTTCAACTAATCATTTTATCGAAAAATGGTTGGACCCTTTCCAACCAGCATTTAATACAATTGAACTCGATTCTGTTAGTACGATTAAAAAAATGCTGACGTTTGGTAAAACCATTGCTTTTCTTTCCGTTTCCCTTATTGCGGATGAACTACAATCTGGCTTATTAATCAAAAAAGATTTAAATAATATTACGCTCAAACGGAAAATCCAACTGGTTTACCCGCAATCTAGACTAGACAATCAGATTGATGTATTTGTCAAAAAAGTGATTTACGATTTAGCACAAAAAATCAAAACATAA
- a CDS encoding iron ABC transporter permease yields MIMESRRSFGLLLTIVATFAIAPLIAIMYYTFVRDGIVDVSQFSSMFANERLWQTLGNSLLLGVLVILGTTILAFPMAFIRTKTTLQKYDWLDIVLTIPFMTPPYIGSMGWILFMQNNGFLQQLVPGTAWLSDAFFSLFGMVMVMSLHLFPFLYLMLKNTLLRINGSFLDAALIFGRSSLRNWLQVILPLLISSYGLGILLIFIKTLAEFGTPATFGSRIGFQVFTTEIHAYLSRWPVDIRMATSLSVFLLSVCLIIWYFQNLIGRKFTYSVLSGKTPAARERKDKWFIQLGSWFYVGFVLLFAIGIPYFSIIVTSLQKVRGDGLRAGNFTLASYQAVFTSGSAGLTAFLNSVVFSILTAVITAIIGLFIALYIKKGETKKQQLLDFFSLMPNIIPGIVFVVGLIMFWNAPWLPATIYNTKAMVVVTYCVLFLPYAVQYTKSSLSQLDQSIFQSAAIFGRNSWDVYRAIIIPLLMQGILAGMMMTFIISMRELVAGLLILPPSVETGATFIYSQFEQGNVGIGMAVAVITVGMTVVFMFLLNWLQRWGGHVRA; encoded by the coding sequence ATGATAATGGAAAGTAGACGAAGTTTTGGCTTGTTATTGACGATTGTCGCAACGTTTGCGATCGCACCATTAATAGCCATTATGTATTATACATTTGTTCGTGATGGTATAGTTGATGTTTCACAATTTAGTAGCATGTTTGCTAATGAAAGATTATGGCAGACTTTGGGCAACTCTTTATTATTAGGTGTATTGGTTATTTTAGGAACGACGATATTAGCATTCCCTATGGCATTCATTCGCACGAAAACAACTTTACAAAAATATGATTGGCTAGATATTGTCCTAACGATTCCTTTTATGACACCCCCTTATATCGGTTCCATGGGATGGATATTATTTATGCAAAATAATGGATTTTTACAGCAACTAGTGCCAGGCACGGCTTGGTTGTCAGATGCCTTTTTTTCCTTATTTGGCATGGTCATGGTTATGAGTCTACATCTATTTCCTTTTTTATATTTAATGTTGAAAAATACGTTGCTTAGAATAAATGGTTCCTTTTTGGATGCTGCACTTATTTTCGGACGTAGCTCTTTGCGCAACTGGCTACAAGTAATACTGCCGTTACTGATTTCTAGCTATGGTCTTGGGATATTGTTAATTTTCATTAAAACGCTAGCGGAATTTGGGACACCTGCAACGTTTGGAAGCCGAATCGGTTTTCAAGTTTTTACGACAGAAATTCACGCTTATCTTTCAAGGTGGCCTGTAGATATTCGAATGGCTACATCGCTTTCTGTATTTTTGCTTTCCGTATGTCTTATTATCTGGTATTTCCAAAATCTTATCGGACGAAAGTTTACATATAGCGTACTTTCAGGAAAAACGCCCGCTGCTCGTGAAAGAAAAGATAAATGGTTTATCCAATTGGGATCATGGTTTTATGTAGGATTTGTTTTATTGTTTGCAATCGGTATTCCTTACTTTTCAATAATTGTAACCTCGCTACAAAAAGTAAGGGGAGACGGTTTACGTGCAGGCAATTTCACATTAGCGTCTTATCAGGCTGTCTTTACTAGTGGTAGCGCTGGCTTAACGGCATTTTTAAATAGCGTTGTTTTTTCAATACTTACAGCAGTTATTACAGCGATAATTGGTTTATTTATTGCCCTTTACATTAAAAAGGGAGAAACGAAAAAGCAACAACTATTAGATTTCTTTAGTCTTATGCCGAATATTATTCCTGGTATCGTCTTTGTTGTCGGCTTAATTATGTTTTGGAATGCTCCTTGGTTACCAGCAACTATTTACAATACAAAGGCAATGGTTGTTGTAACTTATTGTGTGCTGTTCTTACCCTACGCTGTGCAATATACAAAATCCTCACTATCACAGTTAGATCAATCTATTTTCCAATCAGCTGCGATTTTTGGACGCAATAGTTGGGACGTGTATCGAGCTATCATCATCCCGCTGCTAATGCAAGGAATACTTGCTGGTATGATGATGACATTTATTATTTCAATGCGCGAACTAGTCGCGGGTCTCCTTATTTTGCCTCCATCAGTTGAGACAGGCGCAACGTTTATTTATAGCCAATTTGAACAAGGTAATGTTGGGATAGGAATGGCTGTTGCAGTTATTACAGTCGGGATGACAGTTGTTTTTATGTTCCTATTAAATTGGCTTCAAAGATGGGGAGGACATGTACGTGCTTAA
- a CDS encoding PTS sugar transporter subunit IIB, producing the protein MKILVVCGNGLGSSFMMELNVKKALLELGKEAEVTHTDLTSATSEKADIYIGAGDIIDQLDNGVRKIVRIVNMMSIPEIKGKLAPLL; encoded by the coding sequence ATGAAAATTTTAGTCGTTTGTGGAAATGGCTTAGGCAGCAGCTTCATGATGGAACTGAATGTAAAAAAGGCATTGCTAGAACTCGGCAAGGAAGCAGAGGTAACACATACGGATTTAACATCTGCAACTTCTGAAAAGGCTGATATTTATATTGGTGCAGGGGATATCATCGACCAACTAGATAATGGTGTGCGAAAAATTGTGCGTATCGTCAATATGATGAGTATCCCAGAAATCAAAGGAAAGCTTGCCCCACTATTGTAA
- a CDS encoding ABC transporter substrate-binding protein gives MKKRFKLLATAGFLVALTLAGCNNNKSADSVNNDAASAKPTEVQTLTVYSAGPDGLAANIQQAFEEKTGIKVEMFQGTTGKILSRLEAEKNNPVADVVVLASIASMDGLKEANQLQSYKETENASKMNPDWSDAEGYYYGYSASALGIAYNTKNTKDIPSEWTDLAKAQWQGKINIPDPSLSGSAVDFIYGYTEAEKSAWDTIQAWKNNGLQVNGANKEALDAVITGDKNATISGVDYMAYKAKASGEPVEIVYPKSGTVVSPRAVGIMKDAKNVEGAQAYVNFLLSDEGQKLVADAYLLPGNHDIAVKDRAALDEIPQLNVNWKGSEAKQLDILTKFNDIFR, from the coding sequence GTGAAAAAACGTTTCAAATTATTAGCAACAGCGGGCTTTCTTGTGGCATTAACATTAGCAGGGTGTAACAATAATAAATCGGCAGACAGTGTTAACAATGATGCAGCAAGTGCTAAGCCAACTGAAGTGCAAACACTAACCGTCTATTCTGCTGGTCCTGATGGCTTGGCAGCAAATATTCAACAAGCTTTTGAAGAAAAAACGGGCATAAAAGTAGAGATGTTTCAAGGGACAACGGGCAAAATTTTATCTCGTTTAGAAGCAGAGAAAAATAATCCTGTCGCAGATGTCGTTGTGCTAGCTTCTATTGCATCAATGGATGGATTAAAGGAAGCCAATCAATTACAAAGTTACAAAGAAACCGAAAATGCTAGTAAAATGAACCCCGATTGGTCAGATGCAGAAGGCTATTACTATGGCTATAGCGCATCGGCATTAGGCATTGCCTACAATACGAAAAATACGAAAGACATACCAAGCGAATGGACAGATTTAGCTAAAGCACAGTGGCAAGGTAAAATAAATATTCCTGATCCAAGTTTGTCTGGATCTGCTGTTGATTTTATTTACGGTTATACAGAAGCGGAAAAATCGGCATGGGATACAATCCAAGCATGGAAAAACAATGGACTACAAGTGAATGGAGCCAATAAGGAAGCATTGGATGCTGTTATTACAGGTGATAAAAATGCAACCATTTCAGGTGTTGACTATATGGCGTATAAAGCGAAAGCGAGTGGGGAACCAGTAGAAATTGTTTATCCGAAGAGTGGAACGGTTGTTAGTCCGCGAGCAGTAGGCATTATGAAAGATGCTAAAAATGTGGAAGGTGCGCAGGCCTATGTTAATTTTTTACTTTCAGATGAAGGACAAAAACTAGTGGCAGATGCTTATCTACTACCTGGCAATCATGATATAGCTGTAAAAGATCGCGCAGCATTGGATGAAATCCCGCAGTTAAATGTGAACTGGAAAGGTTCAGAAGCAAAGCAACTTGATATTTTAACGAAGTTCAATGATATTTTTCGTTAA